One genomic region from Augochlora pura isolate Apur16 chromosome 7, APUR_v2.2.1, whole genome shotgun sequence encodes:
- the Syx7 gene encoding syntaxin 7, with protein MDIGFSSYHNGGPAREQDFGRLSQTIGTSILKISQNVSSMQKMVNQLGGSTNSQELRNQLHKIQHYTQQLAKDTSVHLRDLAMLANNSGSISPGEQRQRKMQRERLQEEFTSALNTFQAVQKHAASKEKEMVRKAKASAGLPPFGEKKQETLIELQDSRTQKQMQQQQTKEEENLRMLEEQEASIRQLEDNISDINKIFKDLGTLIYDHGEVIDSIEASVERTVVSVTEGASHVSQASIYQNKLRKKKCILVVIGVVILSILIGIIAWQSSP; from the exons ATGGATATTGGGTTTTCATCATACCACAATGGTGGTCCCGCTAGAGAACAAGATTTTGGCAGACTATCTCAAACAATTGGTACATCAATTTTGAAGATATCTCAAAATG TATCTTCTATGCAAAAAATGGTCAATCAACTGGGAGGTTCGACAAACTCCCAAGAACTTCGAAATCAGCT gcATAAAATACAACATTACACACAGCAGCTGGCAAAAGACACCAGTGTACATCTTCGGGATTTAGCTATGTTAGCTAATAACTCAGGATCAATTAGTCCTGGTGAACAAAGGCAACGTAAAATGCAGAGGGAGCGTTTGCAAGAAGAATTTACAAGTGCATTAAATACCTTCCAA GCTGTACAAAAGCATGCAGCTTCTAAGGAAAAGGAAATGGTTAGGAAGGCCAAAGCAAGCGCTGGTCTTCCTCCATTTGGAGAGAAAAAACAGGAGACATTAATAGAATTACAGGACAGTAGAACCCAAAAACAAATGCAGCAACAACAgacgaaagaagaagaaaatttgcGAATGTTAGAGGAACAAGAAGCAAGCATACGACAATTGGAG GATAATATcagtgatattaataaaatcttcaaaGATCTTGGTACATTGATTTATGATCATGGAGAAGTGATTGATTCCATAGAAGCATCAGTTGAAAGGACGGTTGTATCTGTCACTGAAGGTGCGTCGCATGTAAGTCAAGCAAGCATTTATCAGAATAAATTGCGCaagaaaaaatgtatactCGTTGTTATTGGAGTAGTTATACTATCTATATTAATCGGAATCATAGCTTGGCAAAGTTCTCCTTAA
- the Acxd gene encoding adenylyl cyclase X D isoform X1, which translates to MDVELVTRASLNSLQVVDDGRIVSPNSFDEWTWTSLREQFKYKGLEKLFTVYQRRLQYGYLSLFVLLQLALGITYCLILVTMVSVENCVPDVVVCIVGSALLCPVIALSFRSKIIAKNSYLPVMLSCLIVILLVVGDLAVPIYYTFSYTEDTPPIRPAYATQALLACYVFLPLTENLHAFILGITATICYLAALSLITYSNTSDYVTKIITDTIYFICVNGLGLYFRFMNEVVIRRSFLDRRKCVESTLRLNYEKDQEEQLTRSILPQHIAAKIKKEFRDVFKFIEEHKQPPPKGRPHSDLCVETHNNVSILYADVVNFSGLTVTLPVRKLVETLNELFGSFDEASERHNVLRIKFLGDCYYCVSGVPTPNSQHAKSCVDLGLDMIKIIREVRARVRRESGVDVNMRIGVHSGNIISGILGANKWQYDVWSRDVVIANKMEQTGKPGKVHVTQQTLDLVDATEYDCVPVESLNDEILKKYEIRSYLITPSLPDEPLPTQNSENTLTVMTPDSPPPTANKHYVRFYNVRSSSVPAGSKNSRRLTATMTNHVDVLASTYRRRTHFMDSCLKDYHLMLKAADAEMETAIKQMPLTKWEQWCKWEHINPLLLTFRQWSWEIPFLKEPDPLFKFYVSCTTFVLIFMGLIYLVPTLSYSEWHVSTAISYAVAMLFLIVLMPIAWMHFAWNRYQDPHDERESHVPHPRNKILYFLYQTSVKVVWSAYLRTILYLVITIMLAACAMFDMIFECKNVDDLARNNITSSISEPGAAKLKCTATPWQMTQTCSLAILTSFLFLRVHYLLKLMIGIVVVGFYSGNVWIHRSNLFQSGEGLNPHLEPKLAHILSVVFLTFSLHLIDRQAEYLSRLDYIWKRQLTKEQDEAFHTRNANKLLLRNILPEHVAEFYLNMNRTEENEPYHEAHNNVAVMFASITDVSIDESNILADLNAIICEFDKLLFQSPFVCQIEKIKIAGTTYMAACGLQASRRDSMHSTESEEVFCDNVVKVMAEFAAEMIAVLDKLNARLFYMSKPYRLRIGISHGEVTAGVVGAQKPLYDIWGDAVNMASRMDTTGLPGQIQITADTAAVLEQQGVKCHLRGETYVKPKGYVTTYFVGLDEQRNLLRTDSVEETSL; encoded by the exons GAACAGTTCAAATACAAGGGCTTAGAGAAGCTGTTCACGGTTTACCAAAGGAGGCTACAGTATGgttatctatctctcttcgtTCTACTACAATTGGCGCTCGGTATCACGTATTGTTTGATCCTGGTTACAATG GTCAGCGTCGAGAACTGCGTGCCAGACGTGGTCGTCTGCATCGTTGGCAGCGCGTTGCTATGCCCGGTGATAGCCCTGTCCTTCCGGTCGAAGATCATCGCTAAGAACAGCTACTTGCCGGTGATGTTGTCCTGCTTGATCGTGATACTGCTAGTGGTCGGCGACCTAGCCGTGCCCATTTACTACACCTTCAGCTACACGGAGGACACACCGCCCATAAG ACCAGCGTACGCGACGCAGGCGCTGCTAGCTTGTTACGTCTTTCTGCCGCTCACGGAGAATCTGCACGCTTTCATACTCGGGATCACGGCTACCATATGCTACCTGGCCGCCCTCTCGTTAATCACTTACAGCAACACGTCCGATTACGTTACCAAG ATAATCACAGACacaatctattttatttgcgtGAATGGCCTAGGATTGTACTTCAGGTTCATGAACGAGGTTGTTATCAGACGGTCCTTTCTTGATCGCCGGAAGTGCGTTGAGTCGACGCTCAGATTAAATTATGAGAAAGATCAGGAA gaACAACTCACGCGGAGTATATTACCGCAGCATATAGCcgctaaaattaaaaaagaattcagGGACGTATTCAAGTTCATCGAGGAGCACAAACAGCCTCCACCTAAAGGTCGACCTCACAG TGATCTATGCGTCGAGACGCATAACAACGTGAGCATTCTATACGCCGATGTGGTAAACTTCTCTGGACTAACTGTAACCCTGCCGGTTCGCAAACTAGTAGAAACTCTGAACGAACTATTCGGCAGCTTCGACGAGGCTTCCGAAAGACATAACGTTCTGAGAATAAAATTCCTGGGTGACTGCTATTATTGCGTGAGTGGAGTGCCCACACCGAACTCGCAGCACGCTAAGAGCTGCGTGGACCTGG GGCTCGATATGATAAAAATCATCAGAGAGGTGAGAGCAAGGGTGCGTCGTGAAAGCGGTGTGGACGTTAACATGCGGATAGGGGTTCATTCAGGAAATATAATATCTGGGATCCTGGGCGCCAACAAGTGGCAGTATGACGTCTGGTCACGCGATGTAGTTATAGCCAATAAAATGGAGCAAACCGGGAAGCCTGGCAAGGTACACGTGACCCAACAGACGTTGGATCTCGTGGACGCGACTGAGTATGATTGTGTACCGGTGGAATCCTTGAACGACGAGATtctgaaaaaatatgaaattcgcAGCTACTTGATCACGCCATCGCTTCCCGACGAGCCATTGCCTACGCAG AACAGCGAGAACACCTTGACAGTCATGACTCCGGACTCCCCTCCTCCGACTGCTAACAAGCATTACGTACGATTTTACAATGTTCGATCAAGCAGCGTCCCTGCTGGATCCAAAAACAGCAGACGGCTGACGGCAACTATGACAAATCACGTCGACGTGCTGGCTAGTACTTATAGGCGACGCACCCATTTCATGGACTCGTGTCTGAAAGACTATCACCTAATGCTAAAAGCAGCAGATGCAGAGATGGAGACCGCTATCAAGCAAATGCCTCTCACCAAGTGGGA ACAATGGTGCAAATGGGAACATATAAATCCGTTACTACTAACGTTCCGTCAGTGGAGTTGGGAAATACCGTTCCTAAAGGAGCCAGATCCTCTTTTCAAGTTTTACGTCAGCTGCACCACCTTTGTACTAATCTTTATGGGACTTATTTATTTGGTACCTACGCTTTCTTATTCCGA GTGGCACGTAAGCACAGCAATCAGCTATGCAGTAGCGATGTTGTTTCTGATTGTTCTGATGCCTATCGCCTGGATGCATTTCGCGTGGAACCGTTACCAGGACCCGCACGATGAACGTGAAAGTCACGTTCCTCATCCACGCAATAAAATCTTGTACTTCTTGTACCAGACCAGTGTGAAG GTTGTCTGGAGCGCTTATCTTAGGACGATACTTTACTTGGTCATAACGATCATGTTAGCTGCATGTGCCATGTTTGATATGATT TTCGAATGTAAGAACGTGGACGATCTtgctagaaataatataacctCGAGCATATCGGAACCAGGTGCTGCTAAACTCAAGTGCACAGCTACACCCTGG cAAATGACGCAAACCTGTTCCTTGGCAATCCTAACAAGCTTTTTGTTTTTGAGAGTCCATTATCTCTTAAAGTTAATGATAGGAATCGTTGTAGTGGGATTTTATTCTGGAAACGTTTGGATACATCGTTCAAATTTGTTTCAG TCAGGTGAAGGACTGAATCCCCACTTGGAACCAAAACTGGCGCACATTTTGAGTGTAGTTTTTCTCACATTTTCGTTGCATCTCATTGATCGCCAG GCAGAGTATTTGAGCAGGTTGGATTACATTTGGAAACGACAACTGACAAAGGAACAGGACGAAGCATTCCACACTAGAAATGCGAACAAACTACTACTTCGTAATATCTTACCAGAACACGTTG CggaattctatttaaatatgaacagAACCGAAGAAAATGAACCATACCATGAAGCGCATAATAACGTAGCGGTCATGTTCGCTTCGATTACGGATGTAAGCATTGACGAGAGCAACATTCTGGCGGATCTTAACGCAATAATCTGCGAATTTGATAAATTACTGTTTCAATCTCCATTCGTTTGTCAAATTGAAAAGATTAAGATTGCTG GTACTACCTATATGGCAGCTTGTGGATTACAAGCCTCTCGACGCGATTCCATGCACAGCACGGAAAGCGAAGAAGTGTTTTGTGACAACGTAGTAAAAGTGATGGCTGAGTTCGCAGCTGAAATGATAGCAGTCCTTGACAAGTTGAATGCTAGGCTGTTTTATATGTCTAAGCCTTACAG GTTGAGAATTGGAATATCTCATGGAGAAGTCACAGCAGGTGTAGTGGGTGCCCAAAAACCGTTGTATGACATTTGGGGAGACGCTGTGAATATGGCGTCAAGGATGGACACAACAGGTCTTCCAGGACAGATACAA ATAACGGCGGACACCGCTGCGGTCCTCGAGCAACAGGGTGTCAAATGTCATCTTCGAGGAGAAACATACGTGAAACCAAAAGGCTACGTGACGACATACTTCGTAGGCCTCGACGAACAACGGAATCTCCTGCGAACTGATTCTGTCGAAGAAACCAGCCTGTGA
- the Acxd gene encoding adenylyl cyclase X D isoform X2, protein MVSVENCVPDVVVCIVGSALLCPVIALSFRSKIIAKNSYLPVMLSCLIVILLVVGDLAVPIYYTFSYTEDTPPIRPAYATQALLACYVFLPLTENLHAFILGITATICYLAALSLITYSNTSDYVTKIITDTIYFICVNGLGLYFRFMNEVVIRRSFLDRRKCVESTLRLNYEKDQEEQLTRSILPQHIAAKIKKEFRDVFKFIEEHKQPPPKGRPHSDLCVETHNNVSILYADVVNFSGLTVTLPVRKLVETLNELFGSFDEASERHNVLRIKFLGDCYYCVSGVPTPNSQHAKSCVDLGLDMIKIIREVRARVRRESGVDVNMRIGVHSGNIISGILGANKWQYDVWSRDVVIANKMEQTGKPGKVHVTQQTLDLVDATEYDCVPVESLNDEILKKYEIRSYLITPSLPDEPLPTQNSENTLTVMTPDSPPPTANKHYVRFYNVRSSSVPAGSKNSRRLTATMTNHVDVLASTYRRRTHFMDSCLKDYHLMLKAADAEMETAIKQMPLTKWEQWCKWEHINPLLLTFRQWSWEIPFLKEPDPLFKFYVSCTTFVLIFMGLIYLVPTLSYSEWHVSTAISYAVAMLFLIVLMPIAWMHFAWNRYQDPHDERESHVPHPRNKILYFLYQTSVKVVWSAYLRTILYLVITIMLAACAMFDMIFECKNVDDLARNNITSSISEPGAAKLKCTATPWQMTQTCSLAILTSFLFLRVHYLLKLMIGIVVVGFYSGNVWIHRSNLFQSGEGLNPHLEPKLAHILSVVFLTFSLHLIDRQAEYLSRLDYIWKRQLTKEQDEAFHTRNANKLLLRNILPEHVAEFYLNMNRTEENEPYHEAHNNVAVMFASITDVSIDESNILADLNAIICEFDKLLFQSPFVCQIEKIKIAGTTYMAACGLQASRRDSMHSTESEEVFCDNVVKVMAEFAAEMIAVLDKLNARLFYMSKPYRLRIGISHGEVTAGVVGAQKPLYDIWGDAVNMASRMDTTGLPGQIQITADTAAVLEQQGVKCHLRGETYVKPKGYVTTYFVGLDEQRNLLRTDSVEETSL, encoded by the exons ATG GTCAGCGTCGAGAACTGCGTGCCAGACGTGGTCGTCTGCATCGTTGGCAGCGCGTTGCTATGCCCGGTGATAGCCCTGTCCTTCCGGTCGAAGATCATCGCTAAGAACAGCTACTTGCCGGTGATGTTGTCCTGCTTGATCGTGATACTGCTAGTGGTCGGCGACCTAGCCGTGCCCATTTACTACACCTTCAGCTACACGGAGGACACACCGCCCATAAG ACCAGCGTACGCGACGCAGGCGCTGCTAGCTTGTTACGTCTTTCTGCCGCTCACGGAGAATCTGCACGCTTTCATACTCGGGATCACGGCTACCATATGCTACCTGGCCGCCCTCTCGTTAATCACTTACAGCAACACGTCCGATTACGTTACCAAG ATAATCACAGACacaatctattttatttgcgtGAATGGCCTAGGATTGTACTTCAGGTTCATGAACGAGGTTGTTATCAGACGGTCCTTTCTTGATCGCCGGAAGTGCGTTGAGTCGACGCTCAGATTAAATTATGAGAAAGATCAGGAA gaACAACTCACGCGGAGTATATTACCGCAGCATATAGCcgctaaaattaaaaaagaattcagGGACGTATTCAAGTTCATCGAGGAGCACAAACAGCCTCCACCTAAAGGTCGACCTCACAG TGATCTATGCGTCGAGACGCATAACAACGTGAGCATTCTATACGCCGATGTGGTAAACTTCTCTGGACTAACTGTAACCCTGCCGGTTCGCAAACTAGTAGAAACTCTGAACGAACTATTCGGCAGCTTCGACGAGGCTTCCGAAAGACATAACGTTCTGAGAATAAAATTCCTGGGTGACTGCTATTATTGCGTGAGTGGAGTGCCCACACCGAACTCGCAGCACGCTAAGAGCTGCGTGGACCTGG GGCTCGATATGATAAAAATCATCAGAGAGGTGAGAGCAAGGGTGCGTCGTGAAAGCGGTGTGGACGTTAACATGCGGATAGGGGTTCATTCAGGAAATATAATATCTGGGATCCTGGGCGCCAACAAGTGGCAGTATGACGTCTGGTCACGCGATGTAGTTATAGCCAATAAAATGGAGCAAACCGGGAAGCCTGGCAAGGTACACGTGACCCAACAGACGTTGGATCTCGTGGACGCGACTGAGTATGATTGTGTACCGGTGGAATCCTTGAACGACGAGATtctgaaaaaatatgaaattcgcAGCTACTTGATCACGCCATCGCTTCCCGACGAGCCATTGCCTACGCAG AACAGCGAGAACACCTTGACAGTCATGACTCCGGACTCCCCTCCTCCGACTGCTAACAAGCATTACGTACGATTTTACAATGTTCGATCAAGCAGCGTCCCTGCTGGATCCAAAAACAGCAGACGGCTGACGGCAACTATGACAAATCACGTCGACGTGCTGGCTAGTACTTATAGGCGACGCACCCATTTCATGGACTCGTGTCTGAAAGACTATCACCTAATGCTAAAAGCAGCAGATGCAGAGATGGAGACCGCTATCAAGCAAATGCCTCTCACCAAGTGGGA ACAATGGTGCAAATGGGAACATATAAATCCGTTACTACTAACGTTCCGTCAGTGGAGTTGGGAAATACCGTTCCTAAAGGAGCCAGATCCTCTTTTCAAGTTTTACGTCAGCTGCACCACCTTTGTACTAATCTTTATGGGACTTATTTATTTGGTACCTACGCTTTCTTATTCCGA GTGGCACGTAAGCACAGCAATCAGCTATGCAGTAGCGATGTTGTTTCTGATTGTTCTGATGCCTATCGCCTGGATGCATTTCGCGTGGAACCGTTACCAGGACCCGCACGATGAACGTGAAAGTCACGTTCCTCATCCACGCAATAAAATCTTGTACTTCTTGTACCAGACCAGTGTGAAG GTTGTCTGGAGCGCTTATCTTAGGACGATACTTTACTTGGTCATAACGATCATGTTAGCTGCATGTGCCATGTTTGATATGATT TTCGAATGTAAGAACGTGGACGATCTtgctagaaataatataacctCGAGCATATCGGAACCAGGTGCTGCTAAACTCAAGTGCACAGCTACACCCTGG cAAATGACGCAAACCTGTTCCTTGGCAATCCTAACAAGCTTTTTGTTTTTGAGAGTCCATTATCTCTTAAAGTTAATGATAGGAATCGTTGTAGTGGGATTTTATTCTGGAAACGTTTGGATACATCGTTCAAATTTGTTTCAG TCAGGTGAAGGACTGAATCCCCACTTGGAACCAAAACTGGCGCACATTTTGAGTGTAGTTTTTCTCACATTTTCGTTGCATCTCATTGATCGCCAG GCAGAGTATTTGAGCAGGTTGGATTACATTTGGAAACGACAACTGACAAAGGAACAGGACGAAGCATTCCACACTAGAAATGCGAACAAACTACTACTTCGTAATATCTTACCAGAACACGTTG CggaattctatttaaatatgaacagAACCGAAGAAAATGAACCATACCATGAAGCGCATAATAACGTAGCGGTCATGTTCGCTTCGATTACGGATGTAAGCATTGACGAGAGCAACATTCTGGCGGATCTTAACGCAATAATCTGCGAATTTGATAAATTACTGTTTCAATCTCCATTCGTTTGTCAAATTGAAAAGATTAAGATTGCTG GTACTACCTATATGGCAGCTTGTGGATTACAAGCCTCTCGACGCGATTCCATGCACAGCACGGAAAGCGAAGAAGTGTTTTGTGACAACGTAGTAAAAGTGATGGCTGAGTTCGCAGCTGAAATGATAGCAGTCCTTGACAAGTTGAATGCTAGGCTGTTTTATATGTCTAAGCCTTACAG GTTGAGAATTGGAATATCTCATGGAGAAGTCACAGCAGGTGTAGTGGGTGCCCAAAAACCGTTGTATGACATTTGGGGAGACGCTGTGAATATGGCGTCAAGGATGGACACAACAGGTCTTCCAGGACAGATACAA ATAACGGCGGACACCGCTGCGGTCCTCGAGCAACAGGGTGTCAAATGTCATCTTCGAGGAGAAACATACGTGAAACCAAAAGGCTACGTGACGACATACTTCGTAGGCCTCGACGAACAACGGAATCTCCTGCGAACTGATTCTGTCGAAGAAACCAGCCTGTGA
- the Acxd gene encoding adenylyl cyclase X D isoform X3 — translation MNEVVIRRSFLDRRKCVESTLRLNYEKDQEEQLTRSILPQHIAAKIKKEFRDVFKFIEEHKQPPPKGRPHSDLCVETHNNVSILYADVVNFSGLTVTLPVRKLVETLNELFGSFDEASERHNVLRIKFLGDCYYCVSGVPTPNSQHAKSCVDLGLDMIKIIREVRARVRRESGVDVNMRIGVHSGNIISGILGANKWQYDVWSRDVVIANKMEQTGKPGKVHVTQQTLDLVDATEYDCVPVESLNDEILKKYEIRSYLITPSLPDEPLPTQNSENTLTVMTPDSPPPTANKHYVRFYNVRSSSVPAGSKNSRRLTATMTNHVDVLASTYRRRTHFMDSCLKDYHLMLKAADAEMETAIKQMPLTKWEQWCKWEHINPLLLTFRQWSWEIPFLKEPDPLFKFYVSCTTFVLIFMGLIYLVPTLSYSEWHVSTAISYAVAMLFLIVLMPIAWMHFAWNRYQDPHDERESHVPHPRNKILYFLYQTSVKVVWSAYLRTILYLVITIMLAACAMFDMIFECKNVDDLARNNITSSISEPGAAKLKCTATPWQMTQTCSLAILTSFLFLRVHYLLKLMIGIVVVGFYSGNVWIHRSNLFQSGEGLNPHLEPKLAHILSVVFLTFSLHLIDRQAEYLSRLDYIWKRQLTKEQDEAFHTRNANKLLLRNILPEHVAEFYLNMNRTEENEPYHEAHNNVAVMFASITDVSIDESNILADLNAIICEFDKLLFQSPFVCQIEKIKIAGTTYMAACGLQASRRDSMHSTESEEVFCDNVVKVMAEFAAEMIAVLDKLNARLFYMSKPYRLRIGISHGEVTAGVVGAQKPLYDIWGDAVNMASRMDTTGLPGQIQITADTAAVLEQQGVKCHLRGETYVKPKGYVTTYFVGLDEQRNLLRTDSVEETSL, via the exons ATGAACGAGGTTGTTATCAGACGGTCCTTTCTTGATCGCCGGAAGTGCGTTGAGTCGACGCTCAGATTAAATTATGAGAAAGATCAGGAA gaACAACTCACGCGGAGTATATTACCGCAGCATATAGCcgctaaaattaaaaaagaattcagGGACGTATTCAAGTTCATCGAGGAGCACAAACAGCCTCCACCTAAAGGTCGACCTCACAG TGATCTATGCGTCGAGACGCATAACAACGTGAGCATTCTATACGCCGATGTGGTAAACTTCTCTGGACTAACTGTAACCCTGCCGGTTCGCAAACTAGTAGAAACTCTGAACGAACTATTCGGCAGCTTCGACGAGGCTTCCGAAAGACATAACGTTCTGAGAATAAAATTCCTGGGTGACTGCTATTATTGCGTGAGTGGAGTGCCCACACCGAACTCGCAGCACGCTAAGAGCTGCGTGGACCTGG GGCTCGATATGATAAAAATCATCAGAGAGGTGAGAGCAAGGGTGCGTCGTGAAAGCGGTGTGGACGTTAACATGCGGATAGGGGTTCATTCAGGAAATATAATATCTGGGATCCTGGGCGCCAACAAGTGGCAGTATGACGTCTGGTCACGCGATGTAGTTATAGCCAATAAAATGGAGCAAACCGGGAAGCCTGGCAAGGTACACGTGACCCAACAGACGTTGGATCTCGTGGACGCGACTGAGTATGATTGTGTACCGGTGGAATCCTTGAACGACGAGATtctgaaaaaatatgaaattcgcAGCTACTTGATCACGCCATCGCTTCCCGACGAGCCATTGCCTACGCAG AACAGCGAGAACACCTTGACAGTCATGACTCCGGACTCCCCTCCTCCGACTGCTAACAAGCATTACGTACGATTTTACAATGTTCGATCAAGCAGCGTCCCTGCTGGATCCAAAAACAGCAGACGGCTGACGGCAACTATGACAAATCACGTCGACGTGCTGGCTAGTACTTATAGGCGACGCACCCATTTCATGGACTCGTGTCTGAAAGACTATCACCTAATGCTAAAAGCAGCAGATGCAGAGATGGAGACCGCTATCAAGCAAATGCCTCTCACCAAGTGGGA ACAATGGTGCAAATGGGAACATATAAATCCGTTACTACTAACGTTCCGTCAGTGGAGTTGGGAAATACCGTTCCTAAAGGAGCCAGATCCTCTTTTCAAGTTTTACGTCAGCTGCACCACCTTTGTACTAATCTTTATGGGACTTATTTATTTGGTACCTACGCTTTCTTATTCCGA GTGGCACGTAAGCACAGCAATCAGCTATGCAGTAGCGATGTTGTTTCTGATTGTTCTGATGCCTATCGCCTGGATGCATTTCGCGTGGAACCGTTACCAGGACCCGCACGATGAACGTGAAAGTCACGTTCCTCATCCACGCAATAAAATCTTGTACTTCTTGTACCAGACCAGTGTGAAG GTTGTCTGGAGCGCTTATCTTAGGACGATACTTTACTTGGTCATAACGATCATGTTAGCTGCATGTGCCATGTTTGATATGATT TTCGAATGTAAGAACGTGGACGATCTtgctagaaataatataacctCGAGCATATCGGAACCAGGTGCTGCTAAACTCAAGTGCACAGCTACACCCTGG cAAATGACGCAAACCTGTTCCTTGGCAATCCTAACAAGCTTTTTGTTTTTGAGAGTCCATTATCTCTTAAAGTTAATGATAGGAATCGTTGTAGTGGGATTTTATTCTGGAAACGTTTGGATACATCGTTCAAATTTGTTTCAG TCAGGTGAAGGACTGAATCCCCACTTGGAACCAAAACTGGCGCACATTTTGAGTGTAGTTTTTCTCACATTTTCGTTGCATCTCATTGATCGCCAG GCAGAGTATTTGAGCAGGTTGGATTACATTTGGAAACGACAACTGACAAAGGAACAGGACGAAGCATTCCACACTAGAAATGCGAACAAACTACTACTTCGTAATATCTTACCAGAACACGTTG CggaattctatttaaatatgaacagAACCGAAGAAAATGAACCATACCATGAAGCGCATAATAACGTAGCGGTCATGTTCGCTTCGATTACGGATGTAAGCATTGACGAGAGCAACATTCTGGCGGATCTTAACGCAATAATCTGCGAATTTGATAAATTACTGTTTCAATCTCCATTCGTTTGTCAAATTGAAAAGATTAAGATTGCTG GTACTACCTATATGGCAGCTTGTGGATTACAAGCCTCTCGACGCGATTCCATGCACAGCACGGAAAGCGAAGAAGTGTTTTGTGACAACGTAGTAAAAGTGATGGCTGAGTTCGCAGCTGAAATGATAGCAGTCCTTGACAAGTTGAATGCTAGGCTGTTTTATATGTCTAAGCCTTACAG GTTGAGAATTGGAATATCTCATGGAGAAGTCACAGCAGGTGTAGTGGGTGCCCAAAAACCGTTGTATGACATTTGGGGAGACGCTGTGAATATGGCGTCAAGGATGGACACAACAGGTCTTCCAGGACAGATACAA ATAACGGCGGACACCGCTGCGGTCCTCGAGCAACAGGGTGTCAAATGTCATCTTCGAGGAGAAACATACGTGAAACCAAAAGGCTACGTGACGACATACTTCGTAGGCCTCGACGAACAACGGAATCTCCTGCGAACTGATTCTGTCGAAGAAACCAGCCTGTGA